AGATGGGAAGTTGGGTCTGGGTCCAAGAAATCCAGAACTGTCGCGGACAACACCGCGGAGCGCTATCGATGAGAATCGTTGTGAGGCTTTTTCGCGATGAGGCGTGGCTTTATTGATCAACCCGGTCCTCATCAGGCGAGTACCACAACGACAATTCGCATCATCTGTAGGCTTCTTCCCTACCGGAAGGAAAGCAGTATGTCGGCACAAACCGACCATACCGAAAACACGCCCAGCACATCAGCGTCGTCTTCGGCGAGCAGGGCAACGACAGGCAAAGCGGCAAGTCAATCAACCACAGCCGGAGTCAACACCGCGGCGACACATCCCATCCCGCCGATCGGCAACAAGGGCAAGTCGGGAGGCGTGCAGCGCAACCTCAAGACTCGTCACGTCTCGATGATCGCGCTCGGCGGCTGCATCGGCACCGGCCTGTTCATGACCTCGGGCTCCACCATCTCCAAGGCCGGCCCCGGCGGCGGACTGGTGGCCTATATCGCCATGGGCATCATGGTCTACTTCCTGATGACGAGCCTCGGCGAGCTCGCGACCAACCAGCCGGTCTCGGGTTCCTTCGCCACCTACAACGCCAAATACGTCGACCCGGCGCTCGGATTCGCCATGGGCTGGAACTATTGGTTCAACTGGGCCATCACCGTCGCCGTCGACATCTCCACCGCGGCCCTCCTGATCCAATATTGGCTGCCGAACACCCCGGGCTGGATATGGAGCCTCATCGTATTGGTGGTCATCTTCCTGATCAACGCCCTGACCGTCTCCGCATTCGGCGAGACGGAGTATTGGTTGTCGCTGATCAAGGTCGTCACCGTCATCGTCTTCCTCGTGCTCGGTTTCGCCATGATTTTCGGTATCATGTTCCATCCGGCAGTCGGCTTCGGCAACTTCACCTACAAGGACGCCCCGTTCGTCGGCGGTTTCCCGGCTATCCTCAGCGTCTTCCTCATCGCCGGCTTCTCGTTCCAGGGCACGGAACTCATCGGCGTGACCGCAGGCGAGTCGGCGGACCCGGAGCATGCGGTGCCCAAGGCCATCAACAGCGTCTTCTGGCGCATCCTGCTCTTCTATGTCCTCTCGATCTTCGTGATCGCCGCGCTCATCCCCTACACCAGTCCGAACCTGCTTTCGGCGGCCGACGGCAACATCGCGATGTCCCCCTTCACGTTGGTCTTCAAGCGGGCTGGCCTCGCTTTCGCCGCAAGCCTGATGAACGCGATCGTACTGACCGCAGTGCTTTCGGCGGCCAACTCGGGCATGTACGCCTCGACCCGCATGCTCTACTCGCTGGCCGATGACGGCTACGCCCCGAAGTTCTTCTCACGCACGACCAAGCACGGCATTCCGCTGGCGGCGCTCATCGTTACGACCATCATTTCGCTAGCCACGTTCGCCGCCTCGATTTTCGGCCAGAAGATCTACATGTGGCTCGTCGCGGCTTCAGGGCTCACCGGTTTCATCGCCTGGGTCGGCATCGCCATCAGCCATTTCCGTTTCCGTCGCGCGTTCATCAAGCAAGGCCACCAGCTTTCGGAGCTGAAGTACCACGCGAAGCTCTTCCCGCTCGGCCCGATCATCGCGCTCATTCTGTGCATCGTGGTCATCGGCGGGCAGAACATCGACGCGTTCGTCCATTGGGACTGGCAACAAATCGGCATCACCTACATCGGCTTGCCGTTGGTACTCATCCTCTACATCGGTTATAAGATCAAGTACCATACTCACATCATCCCGCTGGACGAAGTGGACGTCTCCCCAACCGAGATCTCAAAAGAGCATAAGAAAACAGCTATCTAACAGAATAACTATCGTATGAGATAGCTTTCGGGTGCGTCTGGCAAATGAAAAAATGCCGGACGCACCTTTCCTTTTATTCATCGCTATCACAAACGAAGGTTCATTTGCTATCGGCAATGCAAATCGGCAATTCTTCCAAACCTCCCGAATCAGCGCACAATCATCCTTCTGCACGATTCAGTCTCCACGAAGGAACGAATGCAACGACGCCACGTATTTAGCGGCTCACGGCCTCCCATCCGCACAGTTCAGTCTTCCGACGGTATGAACGCCTCGAAAATAAAGTAACCGAAATCACGACCGCAATGCTCGAGCTCTTCGGTGCTACGCGGGGTCCAAGCCACCGGCACGGCACCCAACGCACGGGCCGAACGCACCTGAATCGAGCGGCCGCCATGCCAGTCATAGGCCACGAAATCCGGTCGTGACACCCAGTTGAAACCGAGCTTTCCCGCAATCCAAGGCATGACGCCGCGCTGCAACGAGTGCAGATTCGCCTGCAAATCAACATCACGATCAATCGGGAACGGCGATGAGACGGCAAGCTGTCCGCGGAAAACCTCGGGATGGTTCTGGCGATACCAACGCATGGCCATCGGATTGAACGACTCTACTACGTACGCTCCGTCGTAGGCGCGCAGCAGCCTGTCGCCGCTTTCCATCAGCAAACGCTGACGAGCGCCCCACGAATTGCCTTCGAACTTGTATTCGACAATAATCGGCACACGGCCGTCGACGACCTTCAGCACGTCGGAAAACAGCGGGACGTGCTGGTATTGGCTTTGCTGCGGCAACGGCATGATCTTCTCGGCTTCCAGCTCGGCTTGAGAAAGAGGTTCGGCCTTGGCATCCCCGTATACGCTCGGGTTCGGGAACAGCGGGATATGACGCAATTGGTCGTAGGTCAGATCGGCAACACGTTGCGGGCAACCGGCCACACGCAACAGATCGGGGTCATGAACCACCACGACCTTGTCGTCGGCAGTGAGCTGCAGGTCAAGTTCGATGCCGTATCCGGCTTCGCAGGCGGCGGAGAAAGCGGCAAGCGAGTTTTCCGGGGCGATAGGTCGCTCATCGTTTTCCCGACCCGCACCATACCCGGCCTTACGGGCCATGCGACGGGCGAGGTTGATATATCCCCCATCGGTTTTCCGATATTGCGCGGACAGACCAGAACCGGCGTCATGCAGGCCTCGATGCGCATACCAGACATCCGGCATGGACGGCACGTTATGGCGTTCACGGTCTTGGCGAGACCTCGGCGATATGGCCCAGATACCTGCGCCCGCAAGCGCCAACCCGGCAAACGCCGCACGGACGAGCAGCGATCGCCTACCTTTCCCGACAGCGTTGTGTACATCTTGACGCGATACTGAACGATGTGACATCGCCGGTCCTCCTTCGATGTTCCTTCATGCAAGGATGCTGATATCCCATCATAGGGTCATTGGCCAACGAAAAAACAGACACCGCCATCATCGCACTTTTGTGTCAGTTCATATCGAACGGATGCCAATCCAAATCAGACGCATCCAAATATGCGATTCCCGCTTCAACGCCTGTGGACGAGCACCTTGGCTCCGTTGACAACCACTGTCCACGCGTCTTTGAGGGCATGCGTGGCATGTCCCTGCCGCCGCTCCAACGAGGCGATGAGGCGGGCTGCCCGGCCCATGAAAGGATGATCGAGGTGAGGGATGACGCGGAAATCGACCAGATTGAGACCGGTTGTATCGCCATCGGCAACGGCACCGCGCTCGTCCATCGGCTCGATATAGCTGATATCGGGAGCAGTGACGACGGCACCGGCCGAGACACCGACGTAGGGTGTGCCGTCGTGCACCAGAGACGCAATGACACGGCCGGCACCGCTACGTTTGAGTTCGCGCAGGAGATGAAAGCTGTTGCCGCCACCCACCCAGATGACGTCCGAGGAGGCAAGCACATGTCTGAGCTCATCGCGCATCGTCGTCGCCAAATCGATGGTGTGAACCCGGAAACCGTTGAGTCTCATCATCAGGCGGACAAACGGCCGGAACCAGCGGCTGAGTTCGTGGTCATCGGCGGCGGGGATATAGGCAATCCGCCATTTCGGCGACGCCGGGTCACGATGGCGGCCTAGCAATCCACGCCGCAACACGCGCAGGGCCGGCAGGACGCTGGAGGCCAATATCATCTTTGCCATGCCGGTCTCCTTCCCGTCACATGCGATTCATCGTCGTTTGCGTTTATCTTATAACCGAAAATCCGCGAAAACGCCGCGGCGCGCGCCTGGTAGGAAGCACACGCCACACTCGATAGCCGCGTAAATCAGCCGTTCTGGATGGCGTCGACCCCGGAGATCACCGCTCCGCGGAAGCCTTGCTTTTCCAGCTCGGTGACGCCTTTGATGGTGGTGCCGCCCGGCGAGCAGACCGCGTCCTTCATCGCACCGGGATTGGTGCCGGTGGCCATGTAAAGCGCCCCGACACCTTCGGTCATCTTCGCGGCGAGACGGTAGGCGGTCTCGCGCTTCAGGCCGTATTTCACGCCGGCGTCGGCAAGCGCCTCGATGTAGATGGCGGTGAAGGCGGGCGCGCAGCCGGCCACGGACGAGCCGATGTCCATCAGCGGGGTGTCGACCCGTTCGATCAAGGCGATCGACGAGAACAGCGCCTCGAAGGTCTCACGCTGGGAATCAGCGAGCGTGTTCGCGTTTTCGGTGACAAGGATGCCCTGACCGACTTCGATGGGCGTGTTGGGAATCACGCATTGCACATGGGCATCATCGCCCAGAAGCCTTTGATAGTAATCAAGGTTGCGGCCTGCGGCAATGGAGATGACGAATTTGCCTGCGCCTTTGAGCTCATCCAGAACATCGGCGAGCGCCGTTTCAATCTGACCGGGCTTGACGGCGACGATGACGACATCGGCAGCTGCGACCGTTTCCACGGCACTATGGGTGGCCTTGGCACCGATGGCTGATGCGGCGGTCTGCGCTTTGTCGAAATGGCCGGAGTTGGCGACGATCTGCGATCCGTCGATCACTCCCCCGTTGACCAGACCTTTGGCGATGCCTTGCGCCATGTTGCCGAAGCCGATGAATCCCACCGTGATGTCATGTATGTTCTGCGTCATAAAAACTCCTTGCCGCTACTCGAATATCCGGCGCAAGCGGCGTGAACAACGACCGCAGGCCGGAATGATCCCGACGAATCATCTCGTCATCAGCATAGGCAACCATGACCCCGAGTCAATCGCAAACACCGTTTTCTTGGCAATTTGGTCTCATTGCGCATGCAACGCAATACATGAACGACACCGTGACACAACAGCCGACCGCCTCAGTCACCGAATAGCTCCGTGGCCGCCGAACTACGCCTTGACCTCGAAAGCGAACCGCACATCCTGCTCGCCGCTGATCGAACAGTCCTCACCCACGGGGGCGCCCCAACTGTCGATACCGCCTACGCCTCGGACGGCTCCGTATATCGTCAGCACCGTCCGCCTTGCCGGAGGCAGTTCCTCCTGATGGGTGGCGTTCTCGAGTTCCAGCGGGGTATACGGCAGGCAGCTGAACGCGAAAGGCCTGTCAAGGCAGGCGAAGGTGAGACTGAACGGCGCGATGGCGGCGTCGGCGTTGTTGAGCGTCGTTTCCCGTTCGACACGCACCCAGTCGGTATCCATATGCATGCCGCATTCCTGGGGCACCAGATATGGGGCGACGGGCATGCCAACGACGGCGACAAGCTGTTTCTTGCCTGCACCGAGCCGATCGGGATAGGTCTCGCCCGGCAGACCGAAGTAGGTGAAACCGGTGGCCGGCGTCGGCATGACCATACGCAGCCCGAAAGCCGGCAGTTCCGGCAGCCCTTTTTGGCCGTGATAATGCACTGCCACCGTCAGATTTCCCGCAGCACCAAGCGTATAGCGGACATCCACCGTCGTGGACGGAACGGTCGGCGTGGTGAACGTATAACACAGCGAGGCAACAGAGGCATACAGCTGTCCTCCCGTGCTTCCGTCCGCAGGGGTGTAGGGAATGACGAACGGTTTGCCGTCGACTTCGAGGCTGGGTCGCCCGGCCGTGCTGAACAGGTCGGCACCGACCCATTGCGCCGAACGGCATGAGAACCCGTTGCCTCGGTCGTTGTCGGTCGTCGCTCTCCAGAACGCCGGACGCGGGGCGCTATACAGCCATTCCTTGCCTCCGGTTTTCAAAGAGACCAGGCCGGTGCGGTAATCGAACAGGCAATCGCGGCCGCAGGCATGCAGGCCGATCATCTCTTCATCGATGACAATGCGTACGTTATCGGTCATATCTGCCATACTCCTCGTTCACTGCCTGCATCGCGGGCTTTTCGTTTCCATCGGCGAACAGCAACCCGTCACCGGAGAACTGGCGTTCGGTGGGCCGATCGTCGAAATCACCGCCGTAGCGCATCACTTTGCGCCCGGTGACGCTATCGGTAACCTCGATGGCCTGGTCCTTGAAGTCCCAGATGAAGCCGCCGGCATATTGCGGGTAGCGGTCGAACAGGTCCATATACGCGCGAAGACCGCCGACGGAATTGCCCATGCTGTGCATGTATTCGCAAAGGACGAACGGCTTCTTCGGGTCGTCTTCGAGATATTTGGCCGCGTCCGCCGGCGTCGCGTACATCCTGCTTTCGAAATCGGATATCCGGTCCTCGTACTTGCGATTGTGAACGACCCCTTCATAGTGCACCGGTCTGGTCGGATCGGTCTTTTTGTAATACTCGTTCATCGCCGCGATGTTCTCGCCGGCGTAGGATTCGTTGCCGAGCGACCAAAAGAGAATCGAGGGATGGTTCTTGAGCGTCTCGTACTGGGTGCGGGCGCGGTCGATGACCATCTCACGCCATTGTGGGAAGCTGCCGGGCACATTGTAGGAGCCGTCCTCGCCGCCGAGCTTCTGCCAGGTGCCATGCGATTCCATATTCGTTTCGGCCATCACGTAGATTCCGGCCTCGTCGCACATCCGGTACCATTCAAGCCGGTCGGGGTAATGGCAGGTGCGCACGGCGTTGATATGGTTCGCCCTGATGGTAGCCATATCGGCGTCCATATCCGCCTGCGTGATGGCACGGCCTCGCGTGGCGCTCCATTCGTGGCGGTTGACGCCGAGCAGGAGCAGGCGTTTGCCGTTGAGACGAACGACCTTATCGGCGCCGATCTCGATGCGCCGGAACCCCACGGCCTGCGGCACAACCTCCACAATCTCGCCTTCGGCATTGAACACGGTGAGCGTGAGACGATACAGGTAGGGATTGGTGTGCGACCACAGATGCGGGTTTTTAACGATGCAAGCCGGCCAGTTGGTTTCCCCCTGCGCGTCGATGGTTTCGTCGACGATGACGTTGCCGTCGCAATCGGCCAGTTGCATCGTCACCTTGGACCCGTTTTGCACCGGCGTTAGCCTGGCACCGACGTTGAGCACACCGGTATGGTCATCGTCTTTCAGGACCGGCCTGACGTCCAGATCCTCGACATGCGTTTCAGGAAGCGACAACAGGCTCACCGGACGGAAGATGCCGAAGAAACGGAAGAAATCCTGATCCTCGATCCAGCTGGCCGTGCAATGCCGGAAAACCGCCACGGCGATGAGGTTCTCACCGACATGGGCATACGGACTCAGATCGAAAGTGCTGGGAGTGAACGAATCCTCGGCATACCCTACGAATTGCCCGTTGCACCACAGGTAAAACGCACGTTCCACCCCCTCGAAACGGATATGCAGCGGACGACTGGCCCATTGCTCGCCCAAAACGAATGTATTGCGATAGAGGCCCACCTGATTGTCGGGCGCCTCTGAGAAGCTGCCAGCTTGAGGATCGTCCGGAGGAGTCGTATAGGCCGGGCGCCTGAACACGGAACCCTCCCAGGGGTAGGCGGTGTTGGTATATTGCAGCTGCGCGTGGCCGGAAAGCTCAATATGCCCCGGCACCTCGATCAGACCGAAACGTTCGGCCGGTGCATCCGTCGAATAGAACCGGTCCGGGATATGTTGGGGGCTGTCGGCGAGCGCGAACTGCCATTCGCCGTCCAGAGCACGCACGAGGCCGGAACGCCGTTCGCCGGCCTCCTTGGCATTTGCGTAGCAGCAATGGTCCGAATGCGCAGGCAATTCATTGACTCTGAACGTCTGCGGCTCGTCAAGCCATGTCAACGATGGTTCCATATGTCCTTACCCTTACTTCCCTGTAGGCGGTTAAAGCATATATACGACACTACATGTCACGGAACCCAAATTCAGAACAGCCCCTGCAAATCCCCTCGGTCGAGGGCCTCGTGGTAAAGATGGTCGAACACCGCTCCGCCATGGTGGATGCCGTCGTGCTGATACTCATTGGTAACCCAGGCGTGCGAGTTGCCCACGCGCGAAAGCGTGTCGAGCTGCATGCCGGAATCGACGTACATGTCATCGAAATAGACCGCGGCCTGAAGCGGGACCTCGTTACGACCCAGCTGGGTGGCGTCGTAGACCTTGCCGAAACGGGTATCGCCCATCAGCTCCTCGACCGCGGGCTTGAACGGACGCAACGCACGCTCCTGGTCGTACATCCACGGGAACATCGCCTCGCCGGTAAACAACAGCGGCCGACGATCGACATCGAACTCAGGATGCTCGTCACGCACCTGCTGAGCCGCCCATCCGATTGGCTCCTCGAGTTCGCCATCAGCATAGATGAACTCCTGCAACGGCCAATACAGAGGTGTGGAGGACGTCGCTTCCATCACGGATTCAAGGAACTGGTCAGACAGCGGGGAATGGCTGTTGGCCGTCCCGTCTCCGGCGGCGAACGCAATGTCCACCAACCAGTGCAGGCGCTCCGGGCTGGGCTGCATACCGAAATCGCTGCCCAGGGTCTGCAGGCGCTCGACGGTCAACGGATCGCCATTGGGCAAAGCGACGGCGTCTTCCCCTTTGTGCGCGGTAAGCCTGTCGGCGATCAGCGCCACCCGATCGACATCCTGCGGGTAGCGACGATAATAAAGGTGGGTCTTTTGCGCCATTCTCGGGAACGTATGTTCGTAGACTTCACGGGCGTTGGCGGGTACGTGCGGGATGCCGCCCATCGTAAAGCTCGCGTTTACGCCTTCGGGATACAAGGAAAGATAGGCCAAGGTCAGGAACCCGCCATAGCTTTGCCCGAGCGTCACCCATTTTCTTGACCCGAATTCCGTACGGCG
The window above is part of the Bifidobacterium sp. ESL0704 genome. Proteins encoded here:
- a CDS encoding amino acid permease — its product is MSAQTDHTENTPSTSASSSASRATTGKAASQSTTAGVNTAATHPIPPIGNKGKSGGVQRNLKTRHVSMIALGGCIGTGLFMTSGSTISKAGPGGGLVAYIAMGIMVYFLMTSLGELATNQPVSGSFATYNAKYVDPALGFAMGWNYWFNWAITVAVDISTAALLIQYWLPNTPGWIWSLIVLVVIFLINALTVSAFGETEYWLSLIKVVTVIVFLVLGFAMIFGIMFHPAVGFGNFTYKDAPFVGGFPAILSVFLIAGFSFQGTELIGVTAGESADPEHAVPKAINSVFWRILLFYVLSIFVIAALIPYTSPNLLSAADGNIAMSPFTLVFKRAGLAFAASLMNAIVLTAVLSAANSGMYASTRMLYSLADDGYAPKFFSRTTKHGIPLAALIVTTIISLATFAASIFGQKIYMWLVAASGLTGFIAWVGIAISHFRFRRAFIKQGHQLSELKYHAKLFPLGPIIALILCIVVIGGQNIDAFVHWDWQQIGITYIGLPLVLILYIGYKIKYHTHIIPLDEVDVSPTEISKEHKKTAI
- a CDS encoding glycerophosphodiester phosphodiesterase family protein, coding for MSHRSVSRQDVHNAVGKGRRSLLVRAAFAGLALAGAGIWAISPRSRQDRERHNVPSMPDVWYAHRGLHDAGSGLSAQYRKTDGGYINLARRMARKAGYGAGRENDERPIAPENSLAAFSAACEAGYGIELDLQLTADDKVVVVHDPDLLRVAGCPQRVADLTYDQLRHIPLFPNPSVYGDAKAEPLSQAELEAEKIMPLPQQSQYQHVPLFSDVLKVVDGRVPIIVEYKFEGNSWGARQRLLMESGDRLLRAYDGAYVVESFNPMAMRWYRQNHPEVFRGQLAVSSPFPIDRDVDLQANLHSLQRGVMPWIAGKLGFNWVSRPDFVAYDWHGGRSIQVRSARALGAVPVAWTPRSTEELEHCGRDFGYFIFEAFIPSED
- a CDS encoding Type 1 glutamine amidotransferase-like domain-containing protein; this encodes MAKMILASSVLPALRVLRRGLLGRHRDPASPKWRIAYIPAADDHELSRWFRPFVRLMMRLNGFRVHTIDLATTMRDELRHVLASSDVIWVGGGNSFHLLRELKRSGAGRVIASLVHDGTPYVGVSAGAVVTAPDISYIEPMDERGAVADGDTTGLNLVDFRVIPHLDHPFMGRAARLIASLERRQGHATHALKDAWTVVVNGAKVLVHRR
- the proC gene encoding pyrroline-5-carboxylate reductase, encoding MTQNIHDITVGFIGFGNMAQGIAKGLVNGGVIDGSQIVANSGHFDKAQTAASAIGAKATHSAVETVAAADVVIVAVKPGQIETALADVLDELKGAGKFVISIAAGRNLDYYQRLLGDDAHVQCVIPNTPIEVGQGILVTENANTLADSQRETFEALFSSIALIERVDTPLMDIGSSVAGCAPAFTAIYIEALADAGVKYGLKRETAYRLAAKMTEGVGALYMATGTNPGAMKDAVCSPGGTTIKGVTELEKQGFRGAVISGVDAIQNG
- a CDS encoding beta-galactosidase small subunit; translation: MTDNVRIVIDEEMIGLHACGRDCLFDYRTGLVSLKTGGKEWLYSAPRPAFWRATTDNDRGNGFSCRSAQWVGADLFSTAGRPSLEVDGKPFVIPYTPADGSTGGQLYASVASLCYTFTTPTVPSTTVDVRYTLGAAGNLTVAVHYHGQKGLPELPAFGLRMVMPTPATGFTYFGLPGETYPDRLGAGKKQLVAVVGMPVAPYLVPQECGMHMDTDWVRVERETTLNNADAAIAPFSLTFACLDRPFAFSCLPYTPLELENATHQEELPPARRTVLTIYGAVRGVGGIDSWGAPVGEDCSISGEQDVRFAFEVKA
- a CDS encoding glycoside hydrolase family 2 TIM barrel-domain containing protein; translated protein: MEPSLTWLDEPQTFRVNELPAHSDHCCYANAKEAGERRSGLVRALDGEWQFALADSPQHIPDRFYSTDAPAERFGLIEVPGHIELSGHAQLQYTNTAYPWEGSVFRRPAYTTPPDDPQAGSFSEAPDNQVGLYRNTFVLGEQWASRPLHIRFEGVERAFYLWCNGQFVGYAEDSFTPSTFDLSPYAHVGENLIAVAVFRHCTASWIEDQDFFRFFGIFRPVSLLSLPETHVEDLDVRPVLKDDDHTGVLNVGARLTPVQNGSKVTMQLADCDGNVIVDETIDAQGETNWPACIVKNPHLWSHTNPYLYRLTLTVFNAEGEIVEVVPQAVGFRRIEIGADKVVRLNGKRLLLLGVNRHEWSATRGRAITQADMDADMATIRANHINAVRTCHYPDRLEWYRMCDEAGIYVMAETNMESHGTWQKLGGEDGSYNVPGSFPQWREMVIDRARTQYETLKNHPSILFWSLGNESYAGENIAAMNEYYKKTDPTRPVHYEGVVHNRKYEDRISDFESRMYATPADAAKYLEDDPKKPFVLCEYMHSMGNSVGGLRAYMDLFDRYPQYAGGFIWDFKDQAIEVTDSVTGRKVMRYGGDFDDRPTERQFSGDGLLFADGNEKPAMQAVNEEYGRYDR
- a CDS encoding alpha/beta fold hydrolase — encoded protein: MTLLAKYYVPGLAVEDHSIQVPLDWRKSDPGKGFVGKPLSLFYRVVTAPEHVHDDLPLLIFLQGGPGGAGPRPLNPSSDGWIAEAIKHFRVILPDQRGTGRSSCVDSNVISRIEGARSQAEYLKAFLAGSIVRDFEHLRRTEFGSRKWVTLGQSYGGFLTLAYLSLYPEGVNASFTMGGIPHVPANAREVYEHTFPRMAQKTHLYYRRYPQDVDRVALIADRLTAHKGEDAVALPNGDPLTVERLQTLGSDFGMQPSPERLHWLVDIAFAAGDGTANSHSPLSDQFLESVMEATSSTPLYWPLQEFIYADGELEEPIGWAAQQVRDEHPEFDVDRRPLLFTGEAMFPWMYDQERALRPFKPAVEELMGDTRFGKVYDATQLGRNEVPLQAAVYFDDMYVDSGMQLDTLSRVGNSHAWVTNEYQHDGIHHGGAVFDHLYHEALDRGDLQGLF